One Setaria viridis chromosome 5, Setaria_viridis_v4.0, whole genome shotgun sequence genomic region harbors:
- the LOC117858540 gene encoding DNA damage-repair/toleration protein DRT102, producing the protein MAADRRFKIFAAADGFGQPLKDAVVAHLRAHPAVAEVVDLGVDKYYAAAAAVARQVSSPSSDSAPDAPEVRGVVVCGTGAGVCIFANKYPRVYATHCASPADAVNTRSINACNVLALSGMATPPDAAAAIADTWLATPFRAPCPASGDAPWPEDIQRFLDTAPDEMAAIPEAEVPPNSACAICCLRNGMEFEPVGIMPGGEMRIVRESPTSAYVRFKAGSVEPAHHHTFGHDLVVVKGKKKVWNLTKKESYDLVDGDFLFTPAGDVHRVKYFEDTEFFIRWDGHWDIFLDEDLDTARSAIDAELGAASK; encoded by the coding sequence ATGGCCGCCGACCGCCGCTTCAAGATCTTCGCGGCCGCCGACGGCTTCGGTCAGCCGCTCAAGGACGCCGTCGTCGCGCACCTCCGCGCGcaccccgccgtcgccgaggtCGTCGACCTCGGCGTTGACAAGTACtacgccgccgcagcagccgtcGCTCGCCAagtctcctccccctcctccgatTCGGCGCCCGACGCCCCCGAGGTCCGCGGCGTCGTCGTCtgcggcaccggcgccggcgtctGCATCTTCGCCAACAAGTACCCGCGCGTCTACGCCACCCACTGCGCCTCCCCCGCCGACGCCGTCAACACCCGCTCCATCAACGCCTGCAACGTCCTCGCGCTCTCGGGGATGGCcacgccgcccgacgccgccgccgccatcgcggaCACCTGGCTCGCCACGCCATTCCGCGCCCCCTGCCCGGCCTCCGGCGACGCGCCCTGGCCGGAGGACATCCAGCGGTTCCTCGACACCGCGCCGGACGAGATGGCCGCCATCCCCGAGGCCGAGGTGCCCCCCAACTCTGCCTGCGCCATCTGCTGCCTCAGGAACGGGATGGAGTTCGAGCCGGTGGGGATTATGCCCGGGGGCGAGATGCGGATCGTGCGGGAGAGCCCCACCTCGGCGTACGTCCGGTTCAAGGCCGGCAGCGTGGAGCCGGCGCACCACCACACCTTTGGCCACGACCTGGTGGTCGTCAAGGGCAAGAAGAAGGTCTGGAACCTCACCAAGAAGGAGAGCTACGACCTGGTGGACGGAGATTTCCTCTTCACTCCGGCCGGGGACGTGCACAGGGTGAAGTACTTCGAGGACACGGAGTTCTTCATCCGATGGGATGGGCACTGGGACATCTTCCTCGACGAGGATCTCGACACCGCACGCAGTGCAATTGATGCGGAGCTTGGAGCAGCCAGCAAGTGA